A genomic window from Ananas comosus cultivar F153 linkage group 22, ASM154086v1, whole genome shotgun sequence includes:
- the LOC109727143 gene encoding uncharacterized protein LOC109727143, whose product MSPSPPPTALLVLLLLVFVAVVCKETTHASALNAATTMGVSPQKLERIQRYLEKINKPAVKSIKSPDGDIIDCVLMNKQLALDHPLLKNHKIQKVAPKRPASRSEAGNQQPRNGTTRRAWQAWNHVGNCPEGTVSVRRTTVEDVLRAGSLSRFGKKKVHKQPVGAPYTGHEVLTIVYPAMYGDSTTRLFIYWTRDAYKTTGCYNYMCPGFVQTSNEVVLGGTIAPVSTYDADQREITILVRKDPNSGNWWLSYQNIDVGYWPNEIFTHLASYATSVEWGGEIVNNDVNGQHTTTQMGSGHFAEEGYRKASYFRNVEVVNSANALIPPQSAGTNAGNPNCYDIQTFSNANWGFYFFYGGLGRNPECP is encoded by the exons AtgtctccttctcctcctcctactGCTTTACTTGTTCTACTGCTACTAGTGTTTGTCGCCGTCGTCTGCAAGGAAACTACGCATGCCTCAGCTTTGAATGCTGCTACTACAATGGGAGTGTCCCCGCAAAAGTTGGAGAGGATTCAAAGATACTTGGAAAAGATAAATAAACCTGCTGTAAAATCCATTAAA agcccaGATGGAGATATCATCGACTGTGTTCTTATGAACAAGCAACTAGCTCTTGATCATCCTCttctaaaaaatcacaaaattcag AAAGTAGCACCCAAGAGGCCAGCTTCGCGGTCCGAAGCTGGTAACCAACAACCGAGAAATGGAACCACGAGAAGGGCTTGGCAGGCATGGAACCATGTCGGAAACTGCCCCGAAGGAACAGTGTCGGTGCGGAGGACGACAGTGGAGGATGTGTTGCGAGCCGGATCTCTCTCTCGCTTCGGCAAGAAGAAAGTTCATAAACAACCTGTTGGCGCGCCTTACACGGGACATGAGGTATT AACTATT GTTTACCCTGCAATGTATGGAGACAGCACAACCAGACTATTCATCTACTGGACG AGGGACGCATATAAGACTACGGGTTGCTACAACTATATGTGCCCAGGATTTGTGCAAACAAGCAACGAAGTAGTCCTCGGAGGAACGATAGCCCCAGTATCGACGTACGATGCCGACCAACGTGAAATTACAATTCTTGTGCGGAAG GATCCAAATAGTGGCAATTGGTGGCTTAGCTATCAAAATATTGATGTTGGTTACTGGCCAAATGAGATCTTCACGCACCTCGCGAGCTACGCCACTTCGGTGGAATGGGGTGGAGAGATCGTGAACAACGACGTCAACGGGCAACACACGACGACCCAGATGGGTTCGGGCCACTTCGCGGAGGAAGGGTACCGAAAGGCAAGCTACTTCCGCAACGTCGAGGTCGTAAATTCTGCTAATGCCCTCATCCCACCCCAGTCTGCCGGCACCAATGCAGGGAACCCCAACTGTTATGATATTCAGACCTTCTCCAACGCGAACTGGGGGTTTTATTTCTTCTACGGTGGCCTGGGCAGAAACCCTGAGTGCCCTTAA